One window of Oscillibacter hominis genomic DNA carries:
- the cysK gene encoding cysteine synthase A yields the protein MNRIYTSADQLIGKTPLLELTHIERELGLEARILGKLEYFNPAGSVKDRVAKAMIDDAEAEGRLKPGSVIIEPTSGNTGIALASMAAVRGYRILIVMPETMSVERRQLMKAYGAEVVLSDGAKGMKGAIAKAEELARSIPNSFLPSQFTNPANPAIHQSTTGPEIWEDTGGDVDLFVSGIGTGGTITGVGQYLKSKKPAIQVVAVEPAASPVLSKGAAGPHKIQGIGAGFVPGVLNTSIYDKILPVENEDAFSTARHIGRSEGVLVGISSGAAVWAAIQLARRPENRGKTIVALLPDTGERYLSTPLFSE from the coding sequence ATGAATCGTATTTATACATCTGCAGACCAGCTGATCGGCAAGACTCCGCTGTTGGAGCTGACCCACATAGAGCGGGAGCTCGGGCTGGAAGCCCGCATTCTGGGTAAGTTGGAGTACTTCAATCCGGCGGGGTCTGTGAAAGACCGGGTGGCAAAGGCCATGATCGACGATGCTGAGGCCGAGGGCCGTCTGAAGCCCGGCTCCGTCATCATTGAACCCACCTCCGGCAACACAGGCATCGCCCTTGCCTCCATGGCAGCAGTCCGGGGCTACCGCATCCTCATCGTCATGCCGGAGACCATGAGCGTGGAGCGCCGGCAGCTGATGAAAGCCTATGGCGCGGAAGTAGTTCTCTCCGATGGGGCCAAGGGGATGAAAGGCGCCATCGCCAAAGCAGAGGAACTGGCCAGATCCATTCCCAACAGCTTCCTTCCAAGCCAGTTTACCAACCCAGCCAACCCGGCCATCCACCAATCCACCACCGGACCGGAGATTTGGGAGGATACGGGCGGTGATGTCGATCTCTTTGTTTCCGGCATTGGCACCGGCGGCACCATCACCGGCGTGGGACAGTATCTCAAGTCCAAAAAGCCGGCTATCCAGGTGGTGGCCGTGGAGCCCGCCGCCTCCCCGGTGCTTTCCAAAGGAGCGGCCGGGCCTCACAAAATTCAGGGAATCGGCGCAGGGTTTGTGCCCGGTGTGCTGAACACATCCATCTACGACAAAATCCTCCCGGTGGAGAATGAAGACGCCTTTTCCACAGCCCGCCATATCGGCCGCAGCGAAGGCGTTCTGGTGGGCATTTCTTCGGGAGCGGCGGTTTGGGCTGCCATTCAGTTGGCCAGACGCCCGGAAAACCGTGGCAAAACCATTGTGGCCCTGCTGCCCGACACCGGCGAGCGCTATCTGTCCACCCCTCTCTTTTCTGAATAG
- a CDS encoding glycerol dehydrogenase → MVNSTTRAFGSPLRYIQGPGEFNHLPEYTAAYGNACVLIDSFLYPTLNAQLEKAYQGAETSFVSIQFQGECCDEEVAHISEVAKAHNASLIVGVGGGKTLDTAKLCSDTMGVPVIIVPSSASTDAPVSEIAVVYTAGGEYIGSRKMKHNANLVLVDSEIIVKAPKRLFVAGMGDALATYLEALACDRSDSPNYIGSGHRRCKAGMAIAQSCWDILFADGRSALSALEQGVVTEALENVIEANTLLSGLGFLNTGLATAHGIHSGLTALASTHSFLHGEKVAFGVVCQMVLENTPTKTVDQVMRFMVDIGLPVTLEQLNVEPTYENVMAIARKTADGPLVHQEPFLVTTQSVYNAILVADKLGRTYRGL, encoded by the coding sequence ATGGTGAATTCCACGACAAGAGCTTTTGGAAGCCCCCTCAGATACATACAGGGGCCCGGCGAGTTCAATCACCTGCCGGAGTATACTGCCGCCTATGGGAATGCCTGCGTATTGATCGACAGCTTCCTTTATCCGACTTTGAACGCACAGCTGGAAAAGGCCTACCAGGGCGCTGAGACCAGCTTTGTCTCCATCCAGTTTCAGGGTGAGTGCTGCGACGAGGAGGTTGCCCACATCAGCGAGGTGGCCAAGGCGCACAACGCCTCTTTGATCGTGGGCGTGGGCGGCGGCAAGACGCTGGACACCGCCAAGCTCTGCTCCGACACCATGGGCGTGCCCGTGATCATCGTCCCCTCCTCCGCCTCCACCGATGCCCCGGTCAGCGAGATCGCGGTGGTGTATACGGCCGGCGGTGAGTACATCGGGTCCCGCAAGATGAAGCACAACGCCAATTTGGTGTTGGTGGACAGCGAGATCATCGTCAAGGCGCCCAAACGCCTCTTTGTGGCCGGCATGGGCGATGCCCTGGCCACCTACCTGGAGGCTCTGGCCTGTGACCGGTCTGACTCCCCCAACTACATCGGCTCCGGCCACCGCCGCTGCAAGGCCGGTATGGCCATTGCCCAGTCCTGCTGGGACATTCTCTTTGCCGATGGGCGCAGCGCCCTCTCGGCTCTGGAGCAGGGCGTGGTCACTGAGGCGCTGGAAAATGTCATCGAGGCCAACACGCTGCTCAGCGGCTTGGGCTTTTTGAACACGGGCCTGGCCACCGCCCACGGCATCCATTCCGGACTGACCGCACTGGCATCCACCCACTCCTTCCTCCATGGTGAAAAGGTGGCTTTCGGCGTGGTCTGCCAGATGGTGCTGGAGAACACACCCACAAAGACCGTGGATCAGGTAATGCGCTTTATGGTGGATATCGGCCTGCCTGTCACGCTGGAACAGCTGAATGTGGAACCCACCTATGAAAACGTCATGGCCATCGCCCGCAAGACAGCTGACGGCCCGCTGGTCCATCAGGAGCCCTTCCTGGTCACCACCCAGTCGGTGTACAACGCCATCCTGGTGGCTGACAAGTTGGGCAGAACCTATCGGGGGCTATAA
- a CDS encoding SDR family NAD(P)-dependent oxidoreductase, translating to MQNLNRFAKLFDLSGHVAVVTGAAQGNGLGIANALCDAGATVVATDIVFKPDQEGAEHKLSPDIDRMIMDVTDEENVKEVFAKIAEKYGKLDILCNNAGIIYKDLVQDLDMDRFRKVSDINIHGVVICTKHAVPYMKEAGWGRIVNTSSSQAFLTTETYSAYSASKAAVSHLTRIWGNELAKDNILVHAICPCFVRTPMMVNSIARIAEQLGTDEEGGYNYFADLIPTHRLLEIEEIGNWVAMLCSDLGRATTGSNFSITCGQVRL from the coding sequence ATGCAGAATCTAAACCGCTTTGCTAAACTCTTTGATCTCAGCGGCCACGTGGCCGTGGTCACGGGTGCGGCCCAGGGAAACGGCCTGGGGATCGCCAACGCCCTCTGTGACGCCGGAGCCACAGTTGTGGCAACCGACATCGTCTTCAAGCCGGACCAGGAGGGCGCCGAGCACAAGCTCAGCCCGGACATCGACCGCATGATCATGGACGTGACCGACGAGGAGAACGTAAAAGAGGTCTTTGCCAAGATCGCAGAGAAGTACGGCAAGTTAGACATCCTCTGCAACAACGCCGGCATCATTTATAAGGATCTGGTTCAGGACCTGGATATGGACCGGTTCCGGAAGGTCTCGGACATCAACATCCACGGCGTGGTCATCTGCACCAAGCACGCCGTGCCCTACATGAAGGAGGCCGGCTGGGGGCGCATTGTCAACACCTCTTCCTCTCAGGCCTTTTTGACCACAGAGACTTACAGCGCCTACTCCGCCTCCAAAGCCGCCGTCTCCCACCTCACCAGAATCTGGGGCAACGAGCTGGCCAAGGACAACATCCTGGTCCACGCCATCTGCCCCTGCTTTGTCCGGACCCCCATGATGGTGAACTCCATCGCCCGCATTGCCGAGCAGTTGGGCACAGACGAAGAGGGCGGCTACAACTATTTTGCAGACCTGATCCCCACCCACCGGCTCCTTGAGATCGAGGAGATCGGCAACTGGGTCGCCATGCTCTGCAGCGACCTGGGCCGTGCCACCACCGGAAGCAACTTCTCCATCACCTGCGGACAAGTAAGGCTGTAA
- a CDS encoding TRAP transporter substrate-binding protein produces the protein MKKKIVAILSALLCVCMLAACGGSGGGSASGGSASGSASSTGGSGGSGEPEVVLEFGHIQNPGHALYIAPEELKTLVEERSEGRIQLNIYPASQLGSAREMMEQVTMGTLDITFADASDWASALNLPELGVFNLPFLNKDLASQIKVINEIIPDAVPEMLEGTGLKLLTTYSNGIRQPLLKNHPINTLEDIKGLKMRTPETEMYVNLWNALGASTVTSAWSEAYTVLQQGVADAVEADDVGLVSMNLQEIGKYMSKIGHLSQAYIVLINEEKWNSIPEDLQQILVECLAENQAKQLADREALGIEAEQTIADAGVEINEVSDTERQRMRDACQSIYDKYADEYGLADLIAQMEALNG, from the coding sequence ATGAAAAAGAAGATTGTTGCAATCCTGTCTGCACTGCTCTGCGTGTGCATGCTGGCCGCCTGCGGCGGCAGCGGCGGCGGCTCCGCCAGCGGCGGCAGCGCTTCCGGTTCCGCAAGCAGCACGGGCGGCTCCGGCGGCTCCGGTGAGCCTGAAGTGGTTCTGGAATTCGGCCACATTCAAAACCCTGGCCACGCGCTGTACATCGCTCCGGAAGAACTCAAGACCCTGGTGGAGGAGCGCTCCGAGGGCCGCATTCAGCTGAACATCTATCCCGCCAGCCAGCTGGGCTCCGCCCGCGAAATGATGGAGCAGGTCACCATGGGCACCCTGGACATCACTTTTGCCGACGCCTCCGACTGGGCCTCCGCGCTGAACCTGCCGGAGCTGGGCGTTTTTAACCTGCCGTTCCTGAACAAGGACCTGGCCTCCCAGATCAAGGTCATCAATGAGATCATCCCCGATGCCGTTCCCGAGATGCTGGAGGGCACCGGCCTGAAGCTTCTGACCACCTATTCCAACGGCATCCGCCAGCCCCTGCTGAAAAACCACCCCATCAACACCCTGGAAGACATCAAGGGCCTGAAGATGCGCACCCCCGAGACCGAGATGTACGTGAACCTCTGGAACGCCCTGGGCGCCAGCACCGTCACCTCCGCCTGGAGCGAGGCCTACACCGTTTTGCAGCAGGGCGTTGCCGATGCGGTGGAAGCCGATGACGTGGGCCTGGTCAGCATGAACCTGCAGGAGATCGGCAAGTACATGTCCAAGATCGGCCATCTGAGCCAGGCTTACATCGTCCTGATCAATGAAGAGAAGTGGAATTCCATCCCCGAGGACCTGCAGCAGATCCTGGTGGAGTGCCTGGCAGAGAATCAGGCCAAGCAGCTTGCCGACCGCGAGGCCCTGGGCATCGAGGCGGAACAGACCATTGCCGACGCCGGCGTTGAGATCAACGAGGTCTCCGACACGGAACGTCAGCGCATGAGAGACGCCTGCCAGTCCATCTACGATAAGTATGCAGATGAATACGGCCTGGCTGATCTGATTGCTCAGATGGAAGCCCTGAACGGCTAA
- a CDS encoding TRAP transporter small permease, protein MKTLLKIDRVIENIQTYLCMALFILILILGSIQVFGRFIFHAAPPWTEEAMRFCGIYLTFIGSALTIRVDGHVSVDIVISFLKNNKVRAALFIISRLICVVFLIMFFPGSIALVQKSGSSLGAAIQIPYSYIYAAVPLGIVMMLCSYASAIPKLAKQYAKGEK, encoded by the coding sequence ATGAAAACACTCTTGAAAATAGACCGCGTCATCGAAAACATACAGACCTATCTCTGCATGGCCCTGTTTATCCTGATCCTGATTTTGGGCTCCATCCAGGTCTTCGGCCGCTTTATCTTCCACGCCGCTCCCCCCTGGACGGAGGAGGCGATGCGCTTTTGCGGCATCTACCTCACCTTCATCGGCTCCGCGCTGACTATCCGCGTGGATGGCCACGTGTCGGTGGATATTGTCATCAGCTTTCTGAAAAACAACAAGGTTCGGGCCGCTCTGTTCATCATCTCCCGGCTCATCTGCGTGGTGTTTCTCATCATGTTCTTCCCCGGCTCCATCGCCCTGGTGCAAAAGAGCGGAAGCTCCCTGGGCGCCGCCATTCAGATACCCTATTCCTACATCTATGCGGCAGTGCCTCTTGGGATTGTCATGATGCTCTGCTCCTATGCCAGTGCCATTCCCAAGCTGGCCAAGCAGTATGCAAAGGGGGAAAAGTAA
- a CDS encoding TRAP transporter large permease produces the protein MIPIAVITLLVFLVVGVPVSFAIGLSGLLAILLGSDIAPFMAVQQAVRGMNSFSLMAGPLFILAGEILGGAKLSKRILDFCRACISQVRGGLGMVSVLANMIFAGISGSGAATMSAVGSLTVPELRAAGYKRSFIAALIAGSGALGPIIPPSTNMIVFASLTGFSIGKLFIGGLIPGIIIGICLMFLCRWYAKKYNVDAGSGSFSWKTVWKAFKNAFFALITPLIIVGGVISGVFTATESGIVACLYGLICGFFIYRTLHLKDLVTIFKRAASSSAMLMMIMGISNIYSYIFARENLATTIKNFMLSVTSDPNLVVLIIIVLMLIIGCFMETLAATAVIIPIVYPIVVGLGVDPLVFGVIFSIATVVGGLTPPVGLYLFLSMNIADAPFKDAVKYVAPVVLIVLVVMLLGYLFPPIITFVPNLLMGA, from the coding sequence ATGATACCAATAGCAGTCATCACCCTTCTGGTATTCCTTGTGGTGGGCGTACCCGTCAGCTTTGCCATTGGCCTCTCCGGCCTGCTGGCCATCCTGCTCGGCAGCGACATCGCCCCCTTTATGGCCGTGCAGCAGGCGGTCCGCGGCATGAACTCCTTCTCTCTGATGGCCGGTCCCCTTTTCATCCTGGCCGGTGAGATTCTGGGCGGTGCCAAGCTGTCCAAGCGGATCCTGGACTTCTGCCGGGCCTGTATCTCCCAGGTCCGCGGCGGACTCGGCATGGTCTCCGTGCTGGCCAACATGATCTTTGCCGGAATCTCCGGCTCCGGCGCGGCCACCATGAGCGCGGTGGGCTCCCTGACGGTTCCCGAGCTCAGGGCCGCCGGCTATAAGCGTTCCTTCATCGCCGCCCTGATCGCCGGCTCCGGCGCTCTGGGCCCCATCATCCCCCCCAGCACCAACATGATCGTCTTCGCCTCCCTGACCGGCTTTTCCATCGGCAAGCTCTTCATCGGCGGCCTGATCCCCGGCATTATCATCGGCATTTGCCTGATGTTCCTGTGCCGCTGGTACGCCAAAAAGTACAATGTGGATGCCGGCAGCGGGTCCTTCAGCTGGAAAACCGTGTGGAAGGCCTTTAAAAACGCGTTCTTTGCCCTCATCACCCCGCTCATCATTGTGGGCGGCGTCATCTCCGGTGTCTTCACCGCCACGGAGTCCGGCATCGTCGCCTGCCTCTACGGCCTGATCTGCGGCTTTTTCATCTACCGCACGCTGCACCTGAAGGATTTGGTGACCATCTTTAAGCGGGCGGCCTCTTCTTCCGCCATGCTGATGATGATCATGGGCATCTCCAACATCTATTCCTACATCTTTGCCCGCGAGAACCTGGCCACCACCATCAAGAACTTCATGCTCTCCGTCACCAGCGATCCCAACCTGGTGGTGCTGATCATCATTGTCCTGATGCTGATCATCGGCTGCTTCATGGAGACCCTGGCCGCCACCGCGGTCATCATCCCCATCGTCTATCCCATCGTTGTGGGATTGGGCGTGGATCCCCTGGTGTTCGGCGTTATTTTCTCCATCGCCACCGTGGTGGGCGGGTTGACGCCGCCTGTGGGACTGTACCTCTTCCTGTCCATGAATATTGCGGATGCGCCGTTTAAAGACGCGGTCAAGTATGTGGCGCCAGTGGTGCTGATCGTCCTGGTCGTAATGCTCTTGGGCTATCTCTTCCCGCCGATCATTACGTTTGTACCCAACCTGTTGATGGGCGCGTAG
- a CDS encoding glycine/sarcosine/betaine reductase component B subunit, producing MKLTVETIQIKDLQFGAETCFRDGILYVSKEDILAFAAEEPCFDTLKIDIARPGDSTRIINVVDVVQPRCKVSGNIDWPGVLTEEYEIAGSGVTRAVNGMGIVLCQNDTYWSRKWGSFDMSGECAAINPYAKMPELVIEPMAPENADFRDYREAVRRVGYKTSVMLAKATLGVEADSSETFDNEKQYPDLPSIAYSYQIYSKQYDTQNYREPMVYGNAVPDSLPLIMQPTEILDGAISLCGGFRCVTTYEIQNHPVIVELMRRHGKDLNFAGVLITVTSVEAKHRYLVSKMAANLLKEVFHADGVIVTKGVGGASTLCVGAIASEAEKLGIKAVPIIQILNGKSNLAIECMISEQNVDSIVCSGTYYHNFTLPPVETLLGGPQDALYLSGDDGVIGGHKIASGDPAKGQVRSTYMKQVGLMSQVGYSYGMAVDY from the coding sequence ATGAAGTTAACCGTAGAAACCATCCAGATCAAGGATCTGCAATTCGGAGCCGAGACCTGCTTCCGGGATGGAATCCTCTATGTGAGCAAAGAGGATATCCTGGCATTTGCCGCCGAGGAGCCCTGTTTCGACACTCTGAAGATTGACATTGCCCGCCCCGGGGACTCCACCCGCATCATCAATGTGGTGGACGTGGTGCAGCCCCGGTGTAAGGTATCTGGCAACATCGACTGGCCCGGCGTGCTGACAGAGGAGTACGAAATCGCCGGCTCCGGCGTCACCCGGGCGGTGAATGGCATGGGCATCGTCCTGTGCCAGAATGACACCTACTGGTCCCGGAAATGGGGTTCTTTTGACATGAGCGGCGAATGCGCCGCCATCAACCCCTACGCCAAAATGCCAGAACTGGTCATCGAGCCCATGGCTCCGGAGAACGCGGATTTCCGAGACTACCGCGAGGCGGTGCGCCGCGTGGGGTACAAGACCAGCGTCATGCTGGCCAAGGCCACCTTGGGCGTGGAGGCTGACAGCTCCGAGACCTTTGACAATGAGAAGCAGTACCCGGACCTGCCCAGCATCGCCTACTCCTATCAGATCTATTCCAAGCAGTATGACACCCAGAACTACCGTGAACCCATGGTCTACGGCAACGCCGTCCCCGACAGCCTGCCCCTCATCATGCAGCCCACGGAAATCCTGGACGGCGCCATCTCCCTGTGCGGGGGCTTCCGCTGCGTCACCACCTATGAGATTCAGAACCACCCTGTGATCGTGGAGCTGATGCGCCGCCACGGCAAGGACCTGAACTTTGCCGGCGTACTGATCACCGTCACCTCCGTGGAGGCCAAGCACCGCTACCTGGTCTCCAAAATGGCCGCCAACCTCCTCAAGGAGGTCTTCCACGCCGACGGCGTCATTGTCACCAAGGGCGTGGGCGGTGCCTCCACGCTGTGCGTGGGCGCCATCGCCAGCGAGGCGGAGAAATTGGGCATCAAGGCTGTGCCCATCATCCAGATTCTCAATGGCAAGAGCAACCTGGCCATCGAGTGCATGATCAGTGAGCAGAATGTGGACTCCATCGTCTGCTCCGGCACCTATTACCATAACTTCACCCTGCCTCCAGTGGAGACCCTTCTGGGCGGGCCCCAGGACGCGCTGTACCTCAGCGGTGACGACGGCGTCATCGGCGGCCACAAAATCGCCTCCGGCGACCCCGCAAAGGGCCAGGTCCGCTCCACCTATATGAAGCAGGTGGGCCTGATGAGCCAGGTGGGCTATTCCTACGGCATGGCCGTGGACTATTGA
- a CDS encoding glycine/betaine/sarcosine/D-proline family reductase selenoprotein B, which produces METKKWRVVCYVNQFFGQIGGEDMAHVGFSVKEEPIGPALLFQNLLKDDCDVVGTVICGDNYFAEHTEKAVAEGVELVRGLKPDLFIAGPAFNAGRYGISCGNMAAAVGRELGIPTVTGMFPENPAVDLFRKDTYIVKTAILSSTLRKVAPTMASIGVRLLKHEHIGSAESEGYVIRDIILNEEQPQNAADRAIEMLLKKIKGEPFKSELLPPNFDVVEPAPPVADLKTARLALVSDGGLIPQTNPDKLKPNGSTKVGCYNWDRLTAEPYFVIHSGYDGTWVMENPYRLFPVDVLREEVEQGNLGYLDDEVYVTCGNCASVAAAKAKGQKIAQALLDEGITAAILTSTUGTSTRCGSTIVKEIERVGIPVTQICAVVDIAKSVGSSRILRGFAITCPVGNPSLSPADEKTSRRRYVEKALDMLTRPGKRGAVEDIL; this is translated from the coding sequence ATGGAAACGAAAAAATGGAGAGTGGTCTGCTACGTCAACCAGTTCTTCGGTCAGATCGGCGGCGAGGACATGGCCCATGTGGGCTTCAGCGTAAAAGAAGAGCCGATAGGGCCGGCCCTGCTGTTCCAGAACCTTCTGAAAGATGACTGTGACGTGGTGGGCACCGTGATCTGCGGCGACAACTATTTCGCAGAGCATACGGAAAAGGCCGTGGCCGAGGGCGTGGAACTGGTCCGCGGCTTAAAGCCCGACCTCTTTATCGCCGGCCCCGCCTTCAACGCCGGGCGCTACGGCATCAGCTGCGGAAACATGGCCGCGGCGGTGGGCCGGGAACTGGGCATCCCCACGGTCACCGGCATGTTCCCCGAAAACCCGGCAGTGGACCTTTTCCGCAAGGACACCTACATCGTCAAAACCGCCATCCTCTCCTCCACGCTGCGCAAGGTGGCCCCCACCATGGCCAGCATCGGAGTGCGCCTTTTAAAGCATGAGCATATCGGCAGCGCGGAGTCCGAGGGCTATGTGATCCGGGACATCATCCTCAACGAGGAGCAGCCTCAGAATGCGGCGGACCGGGCCATTGAAATGCTGCTGAAAAAGATCAAGGGAGAACCCTTCAAAAGTGAGCTCCTGCCCCCCAACTTTGACGTGGTGGAGCCCGCGCCCCCTGTGGCCGATCTGAAGACCGCCCGGCTGGCCCTGGTCAGCGATGGCGGCTTGATCCCCCAGACCAACCCCGACAAGCTCAAGCCAAACGGCAGCACCAAGGTGGGCTGCTATAACTGGGATCGGCTGACAGCGGAGCCCTATTTCGTCATCCACAGCGGCTATGACGGCACCTGGGTGATGGAAAACCCCTACCGCCTGTTTCCCGTGGACGTTCTCCGGGAAGAGGTGGAGCAGGGAAACTTAGGCTACCTGGACGACGAGGTCTATGTCACCTGCGGCAACTGCGCCTCCGTGGCGGCCGCCAAGGCCAAGGGCCAAAAGATTGCCCAGGCGCTTTTGGACGAGGGCATTACCGCCGCCATCCTCACCTCCACCTGAGGCACCAGCACTCGTTGCGGGTCAACGATTGTCAAGGAAATTGAGCGTGTGGGCATCCCCGTCACGCAGATCTGCGCGGTGGTGGACATCGCCAAGTCCGTGGGTTCCTCCCGGATCCTCCGCGGCTTTGCCATCACCTGCCCTGTGGGGAACCCCTCCCTGAGCCCGGCGGACGAGAAAACCTCCCGCCGCCGCTATGTGGAAAAGGCCCTGGATATGCTCACCCGCCCCGGCAAGCGCGGTGCTGTGGAAGATATCCTGTAA
- a CDS encoding MurR/RpiR family transcriptional regulator: MEENMGSGVFYSRVQEKLDSLSKKERETAEYMAAHQGQLIYASITELAELVGTSEATVTRVCGKLGYRGFQALKVSVARELVTPQEKIHEDLQPDAPAEAIIEKIFSSAIETLVMTQRAMDATAVKRSINALCSARRIVVLGNGNSGSIAMDAQHKLLRVGLDAHAYTDDHLQMIAVSSLTAEDVVLAISHSGSSRNAADAARLARERGATVISITNNGISPVSKLANIRLYTYSQETRYRTYAISSRMAELTIIDTLYTGVALKMGEQAIDNFEALEKALIVKKY, encoded by the coding sequence ATGGAAGAGAACATGGGCAGCGGCGTCTTTTACAGCCGTGTGCAGGAAAAGCTGGATTCCCTGTCAAAAAAAGAGCGGGAGACTGCGGAGTATATGGCCGCCCACCAGGGGCAGCTGATCTACGCCTCCATCACAGAGCTTGCCGAACTGGTGGGCACCAGCGAGGCCACCGTCACCCGGGTGTGCGGCAAGCTGGGCTACCGTGGCTTCCAGGCGCTGAAAGTCAGCGTTGCCCGGGAGCTGGTGACGCCCCAGGAGAAGATCCACGAGGACCTGCAGCCGGATGCTCCGGCGGAGGCCATCATTGAAAAGATCTTCTCCAGCGCCATCGAAACCCTGGTGATGACCCAGCGGGCCATGGACGCCACCGCCGTCAAGCGCAGCATCAATGCGCTGTGCTCCGCCCGGCGCATTGTGGTGTTGGGAAACGGCAACTCCGGCTCCATCGCCATGGACGCCCAGCACAAGCTTCTTCGCGTGGGGCTGGATGCCCACGCCTATACCGACGACCATCTTCAGATGATCGCCGTCTCCTCCCTGACCGCGGAAGACGTGGTGCTGGCCATTTCCCACTCAGGCAGTTCCCGGAACGCGGCAGACGCCGCCCGGCTGGCCCGGGAGCGGGGCGCCACGGTCATCTCCATCACCAACAACGGTATCTCGCCTGTATCCAAGCTGGCCAACATCCGCCTGTACACCTATTCCCAGGAGACCAGATACCGTACCTATGCCATCTCTTCCCGTATGGCCGAGCTGACCATCATCGACACCCTCTACACCGGGGTGGCGCTGAAGATGGGCGAACAGGCCATCGACAACTTTGAGGCGCTGGAAAAGGCGCTGATTGTCAAAAAATACTGA
- the xylB gene encoding xylulokinase produces MKKLFGVDFGTGGCKATVIDPEGNILASAFEEYPSEHGRPGWSEQDPALWIDAFVNTVRSCRHQMSDGFDGLLGLAVTASTHNAVLLDEQGQVIRRCIMWNDQRSGDQCRRLKEDHGSAIFAIGMQMPTPTWTLPQLMWVKENEPENYAKIRRLLFTKDYVRSYVTGDFCTDVVDAQGSLLYDARSGCWSSELCGLIDLPLSVLPEIRKTKDIVGTVRREVAECTGLPEGLSVIAGCSDTAAEDFSAGAVNEGQIIIKLATAGNVNLVTNEANPHAKSFTYPYSVEGKWYTVTATNSCASAYRWMRDSLYGAEWAQCEKEGTDVYRLMDEQAASAELGCQGLIFHPYLLGERCPLFNPNARGDFFGVSMVHTKAHFARALLEGVAFSLYDCLQVLKEFTDSMEDIVIIGGGAKSPLWCQIVSDIFGLEVKLPEHAESSFGGALLAGVGVGVFANEMEAAKTCIRMKKTYLPNPENHAKYMKLFQIYKEVSELSAPVWEDLARFVEE; encoded by the coding sequence ATGAAAAAACTATTCGGCGTGGACTTTGGGACCGGCGGCTGTAAAGCCACCGTCATCGATCCGGAGGGCAACATCCTGGCCAGCGCTTTTGAGGAGTATCCCTCCGAGCATGGAAGGCCCGGCTGGTCCGAGCAGGACCCCGCGCTTTGGATCGACGCTTTCGTCAACACGGTCCGCTCCTGCCGTCATCAGATGTCCGACGGGTTTGACGGCCTTTTGGGTCTTGCTGTCACCGCCTCCACCCACAACGCCGTGCTTCTTGATGAACAGGGCCAGGTGATCCGCCGGTGCATCATGTGGAACGATCAGCGCAGCGGCGACCAGTGCCGTCGGCTGAAGGAGGACCACGGCAGCGCCATCTTTGCCATCGGCATGCAGATGCCCACCCCTACCTGGACGCTGCCCCAGCTGATGTGGGTCAAGGAAAACGAGCCGGAGAACTACGCAAAAATCCGCCGCCTGCTTTTTACCAAGGACTATGTCCGCTCCTATGTCACCGGAGACTTCTGCACCGATGTGGTGGACGCCCAGGGCAGTTTGCTCTACGACGCCCGCAGCGGATGCTGGTCCAGTGAGCTCTGCGGCCTCATCGACCTTCCCCTCTCGGTCCTGCCGGAGATCCGCAAAACCAAGGACATCGTGGGCACGGTCCGCCGGGAGGTGGCCGAGTGCACGGGGCTGCCGGAGGGGCTGAGCGTCATCGCCGGCTGCTCCGATACGGCGGCCGAGGATTTCAGCGCCGGCGCCGTCAATGAGGGCCAGATCATCATCAAGCTGGCCACGGCCGGCAACGTGAACCTGGTCACAAACGAAGCCAATCCCCACGCCAAGTCCTTCACCTACCCCTACTCCGTGGAGGGCAAGTGGTATACCGTCACAGCCACCAACAGCTGCGCATCCGCCTACCGCTGGATGCGAGACAGCCTGTATGGCGCCGAGTGGGCCCAGTGTGAAAAAGAGGGCACGGACGTCTACCGGCTGATGGATGAGCAGGCCGCCTCCGCGGAGCTGGGCTGCCAGGGTCTGATCTTCCACCCCTATCTGTTGGGCGAGCGCTGCCCCCTCTTCAACCCCAACGCCAGGGGCGACTTTTTCGGCGTCAGCATGGTCCACACCAAGGCCCATTTCGCCCGGGCGCTCTTGGAGGGCGTGGCCTTCAGCCTCTACGACTGCCTCCAGGTGCTCAAGGAGTTCACCGACAGCATGGAGGACATCGTCATCATCGGCGGCGGTGCCAAGAGCCCCCTGTGGTGCCAGATCGTCAGCGACATCTTCGGCCTGGAGGTCAAGCTGCCCGAGCACGCGGAGTCCTCTTTCGGCGGGGCGCTGCTGGCCGGTGTGGGCGTGGGCGTCTTTGCCAATGAGATGGAGGCCGCCAAAACCTGCATCCGCATGAAGAAGACCTACCTGCCCAATCCGGAAAACCACGCTAAGTATATGAAGCTCTTTCAGATCTACAAAGAGGTGTCGGAGCTGTCCGCCCCGGTCTGGGAGGATCTGGCCCGATTCGTTGAGGAATAA